In Pseudoalteromonas sp. MM1, a single window of DNA contains:
- a CDS encoding transposase, with translation MFKSNSHNTICFVIMPDHIRWLFQLNRSSELSNLVRKFKNITTYRFNKHNGTNGKIWQTNYYDHKIRGDEDLIAQARYIVANPLRAKLVDNISKYPY, from the coding sequence ATTTTCAAAAGTAATTCTCATAACACTATTTGCTTTGTAATTATGCCTGATCATATACGTTGGCTTTTTCAATTAAATCGTAGCTCAGAATTATCTAACCTTGTCAGAAAGTTTAAGAATATTACAACTTATAGGTTTAATAAGCATAACGGTACAAACGGGAAGATATGGCAAACAAATTATTATGACCACAAAATTAGAGGTGATGAAGATTTAATAGCTCAAGCTAGGTATATAGTAGCGAACCCTTTACGCGCAAAGTTAGTAGACAACATAAGCAAATATCCGTACTGA
- a CDS encoding MBL fold metallo-hydrolase RNA specificity domain-containing protein produces MQILHHGAVNGVTGSCHELVINSQTSILIDCGLFQGEDAKDDLSIEFNVTHITALIVTHCHIDHVGRIPYLLATGFKGPIFTTLASASLLPLVIEDALKVGVTRDTKIINACLSLLNKRIVAVNFNTWFALPCANEQIAKARFQRAGHILGSAYVEIDIGINTKSNRSHRVVFSGDLGAPYTPLLPAPKPPYKADTLVIESTYGDKNHQGRKERTQTLKNVIERAVADNGVVLVPAFSIGRTQELLYELEQLIHQSAKGSPWRKIHVILDSPMAANFTEQYIKFKHLWDAEAKRKVAKGRHPLDFENLTTVDTHSEHIAIINYLASRQTPAIILAASGMCSGGRIVNYLERFLGDKTTDVLFVGYQGRGTLGRDIQKYGPRNGYVFINNTRITINAQVHTISGYSAHADQNGLVKFVTGMRKKPSHIKIVHGDNEAKRALASKYKEILGSEIKIEIGT; encoded by the coding sequence ATGCAAATACTTCACCACGGAGCGGTAAATGGTGTAACAGGCTCGTGCCACGAGCTCGTTATTAATAGCCAAACCAGCATACTAATAGACTGCGGGCTTTTTCAGGGGGAAGACGCAAAAGATGATTTATCAATAGAGTTTAATGTTACGCACATTACTGCGCTTATTGTTACGCACTGCCATATTGACCACGTGGGGCGAATCCCCTATTTATTAGCAACGGGTTTTAAAGGCCCTATTTTTACTACGCTTGCCTCAGCTAGTTTGCTGCCACTCGTGATTGAAGATGCGTTAAAAGTAGGCGTTACCCGCGATACAAAAATTATAAATGCGTGCTTAAGTTTGTTAAACAAGCGTATTGTTGCCGTTAATTTTAATACTTGGTTTGCGCTACCTTGCGCCAACGAGCAAATAGCTAAAGCGCGCTTTCAGCGTGCTGGGCATATATTAGGCTCAGCTTATGTGGAAATAGACATAGGCATTAATACAAAGAGTAATAGAAGCCATAGAGTTGTGTTTTCGGGCGATTTAGGTGCGCCTTACACGCCGCTGTTACCGGCTCCAAAGCCTCCTTATAAAGCCGACACATTAGTTATAGAGTCAACCTACGGCGATAAAAACCATCAAGGCCGTAAAGAGCGCACTCAAACACTAAAAAACGTAATTGAACGCGCAGTCGCAGATAACGGTGTGGTGTTAGTGCCGGCATTTAGTATTGGCCGTACACAAGAGCTACTTTATGAACTAGAACAGCTAATACATCAATCAGCTAAAGGATCGCCTTGGCGAAAAATTCATGTAATTTTAGACTCCCCCATGGCTGCCAATTTTACCGAGCAATATATTAAATTTAAACATTTATGGGATGCAGAGGCTAAACGTAAAGTAGCCAAAGGCCGCCATCCGCTAGATTTTGAAAACCTAACCACGGTTGATACCCATAGTGAACATATCGCCATTATTAATTATTTAGCCTCGCGCCAAACCCCTGCCATTATTTTAGCTGCCAGCGGTATGTGCAGTGGTGGGCGAATAGTAAACTACCTAGAGCGTTTTTTAGGTGACAAAACAACCGACGTATTGTTTGTTGGCTACCAAGGCCGCGGTACATTGGGCCGCGATATACAAAAATATGGCCCCCGCAATGGCTATGTTTTTATAAACAATACACGCATTACAATTAATGCACAGGTGCATACCATTAGCGGCTACAGCGCCCATGCCGATCAAAACGGGTTAGTTAAGTTTGTAACCGGCATGCGTAAAAAGCCAAGCCATATAAAAATTGTGCACGGCGATAATGAGGCAAAGCGCGCATTAGCAAGTAAGTATAAAGAAATATTGGGGAGTGAGATTAAAATTGAGATAGGAACTTAA
- the rfaH gene encoding transcription/translation regulatory transformer protein RfaH yields MKSWYLVTCKPRQEERAATNLLNQGIEVFYPKLTTEKLIKGRRTVKQSALFPNYLFICLESQNGNFSAVKNTRGINGFVSYGTRYQIVPEALIEQLKYERTSSAESTIPKAGDTVSVHNNTFNNVAAIYKEPDGDMRSILLINLLNQKIEVSVENKDITQ; encoded by the coding sequence GTGAAAAGTTGGTATTTAGTTACATGTAAACCTCGCCAAGAAGAGCGAGCAGCCACCAACTTACTTAATCAAGGCATTGAAGTTTTTTATCCAAAATTAACCACAGAAAAACTCATCAAAGGCAGGCGAACTGTTAAACAGTCTGCTCTATTTCCAAACTACTTATTTATTTGCTTAGAGTCTCAAAACGGTAACTTTTCTGCTGTAAAAAATACGCGCGGCATAAATGGCTTTGTATCTTATGGCACCCGTTACCAAATAGTACCAGAAGCTCTAATAGAGCAACTTAAATACGAACGCACAAGCTCTGCCGAATCAACAATACCAAAAGCAGGCGACACAGTAAGCGTACATAACAATACATTTAATAACGTTGCAGCAATATACAAAGAGCCCGACGGCGATATGCGCAGTATTTTACTTATTAACTTACTTAATCAAAAAATCGAAGTAAGTGTTGAGAATAAAGATATTACGCAATGA
- a CDS encoding polysaccharide export protein, which translates to MALSCKSLATSLVMLAISGCTIVPGSHFEGIDSGEQTYNLEQDLEKVNIQIIDSQLLNKQKLAQAAAKPISSSAGVNTSDYEYKLGVGDVLTIGVWDHPELTIPAAVQRTAEFDGFRVQKDGTITYAYAPNIPAAGRTISQVRDDLVKRLSRVIEDPQVDVKVVGFRSQKAYVTGEVNKPGVYPVTEIPLTLIDALNQAGGLTDSADWRTVTFTRGDKTEVIKLDDFYAHGDISQNRLLQHGDIVHVSRNDAQKVFVLGDVKKAGSVTLNRYGLNLAEALSDSGGLNEATADANGVFVLRKSNVEQTGYIANVYQLHAKNIAAMVLAEQFELEPSDIVYVTSAPLARWNRVISLLLPSVSTVDNINDINN; encoded by the coding sequence ATGGCGTTAAGCTGTAAATCACTCGCAACTTCTCTCGTAATGCTAGCAATATCAGGGTGTACAATAGTACCCGGTAGCCATTTTGAAGGCATAGATTCAGGCGAACAAACATATAACCTTGAGCAAGATCTCGAAAAAGTAAACATCCAAATTATCGACTCGCAGCTTTTAAATAAACAAAAGTTAGCGCAAGCAGCGGCTAAGCCTATTTCAAGCAGTGCGGGTGTTAATACCAGCGATTACGAATACAAACTAGGTGTAGGTGATGTACTTACAATAGGCGTATGGGATCATCCTGAGCTTACAATACCAGCTGCTGTACAACGTACCGCAGAGTTTGACGGCTTTCGCGTACAAAAAGACGGCACAATTACCTACGCGTATGCCCCTAACATTCCTGCTGCAGGCCGAACAATTAGCCAAGTGCGCGACGACCTAGTAAAGCGCTTAAGCCGAGTGATAGAAGACCCACAGGTAGATGTAAAAGTAGTGGGCTTTAGAAGCCAAAAAGCATACGTAACAGGTGAGGTAAATAAGCCTGGCGTTTACCCCGTAACCGAAATACCCCTTACCCTTATTGATGCGCTAAACCAAGCGGGTGGATTAACCGATTCAGCCGATTGGCGCACCGTTACCTTTACCCGAGGCGATAAAACAGAAGTTATTAAGCTTGATGATTTTTATGCCCACGGTGACATTTCGCAAAACCGTTTACTACAACACGGTGATATAGTGCATGTAAGCCGTAACGATGCACAAAAAGTATTTGTACTAGGCGATGTAAAAAAAGCGGGGTCAGTAACCCTTAATCGCTACGGTTTAAACTTAGCCGAAGCATTAAGTGATTCGGGCGGTTTAAACGAAGCAACAGCAGATGCAAATGGCGTATTTGTACTGCGTAAAAGCAACGTAGAACAAACGGGCTATATTGCAAACGTATACCAGCTACATGCAAAAAATATTGCAGCTATGGTATTAGCAGAGCAGTTTGAACTTGAGCCAAGCGACATTGTATATGTAACCTCTGCACCACTTGCACGTTGGAACCGCGTAATAAGCTTATTACTACCGTCAGTTTCTACAGTTGATAACATTAACGATATTAACAACTAA
- a CDS encoding low molecular weight protein-tyrosine-phosphatase: MFDSVLVVCAGNICRSPTGEYVLKQKLEGKNIKVSSAGLTALEGKPADATAKQIAQANGVNMDAHQGRQLTSALVAQNSVILVMEERHLNDVHARYPEARGKTFLLGKWINNAEIPDPYRQSQEAFEHVYTLIDSACSAWQKYL, encoded by the coding sequence ATGTTTGATTCAGTTTTAGTTGTATGTGCGGGCAACATATGCCGCAGCCCTACCGGTGAATATGTATTAAAGCAAAAGCTTGAAGGTAAAAATATTAAAGTATCATCGGCTGGGTTAACCGCACTTGAAGGCAAACCTGCCGATGCCACAGCAAAGCAAATTGCACAGGCAAATGGTGTAAATATGGATGCCCACCAAGGGCGCCAATTAACATCGGCTTTAGTGGCACAAAACAGTGTTATTTTAGTAATGGAAGAACGCCATTTAAACGATGTACACGCCCGTTACCCAGAGGCGCGCGGTAAAACCTTTTTACTCGGTAAGTGGATCAACAACGCCGAAATACCCGACCCATACCGCCAAAGCCAAGAGGCTTTTGAACACGTTTATACATTAATCGATAGCGCATGCAGCGCTTGGCAAAAGTATTTATAA
- a CDS encoding polysaccharide biosynthesis tyrosine autokinase: MTAQPSNKSKNTAQPTQEIDLMALLGALLDRKYFIAGITALFMFVGVVYAVLSTPVYQATAMIQVEDGGASVPGFDDMAGMFESTSAAVTEIELLKSRSVIGEAVDTLKLDITAEPKLFPFIGNRAYRKFMPMEEGDLAEPSFGASSYAWGGESINIFRFDVPRTAINRKFTLVAQTNNGVALLNADGNQILAGKVGEELTNGKFNLTVRELNARPGTEFIITRRDRLNTILDLQAAIGASEKGKDSGIINLSLQSTKPSYAEKVLDKVAAIYVRRNVERNSAEAQKSLEFLEVQLPEIKKQLEYAEQRFNDYQIKRQSINITLETQGVLEQVVKLETKLQELNLKRLELGRKFKKSHPSYQGIVEQIQAVEKQKDQLIGEVGSLPETQQELLRLKRDVEVSNQIYTLLLSKTQELDIVRAGTVGNVRVIDYAEVNTTKPVKPKKALIVVMATMLGGMLSVAVVLIQKAMHKGVEDPSEIEALGIPVYASVPHSDHQDKLTGFTKARKNKAAKAKTILALDNPADLSIEALRSLRTSLHFAMMEAKNNIIAISGPSPGVGKSFISVNLASVLAQSGKKVLIIDADMRKGYLQTQFGLKWDDGLSDYLSGRLNLEQVTKPTKVEGLNVITRGQIPPNPSELLMHSNFSKLVEEVSAAYDIVIIDTPPILAVTDPAIVSAHTGTTLLVARFGQNHLREIELTRNRFEQNGIDVKGLVFNGVVKKASNAYGYYGYYNYEYKSDK; encoded by the coding sequence ATGACTGCCCAGCCTAGTAATAAAAGTAAAAATACCGCACAACCCACGCAAGAAATCGACTTAATGGCACTACTAGGTGCATTGCTCGATCGTAAATATTTTATAGCCGGTATAACCGCATTATTTATGTTTGTAGGTGTGGTTTATGCTGTATTAAGTACACCGGTTTACCAAGCCACCGCGATGATACAGGTAGAAGATGGCGGCGCATCGGTCCCAGGGTTTGACGACATGGCCGGAATGTTCGAAAGTACATCGGCCGCAGTAACCGAAATAGAGCTCCTAAAATCGCGCAGTGTTATTGGCGAGGCAGTAGATACACTCAAGCTTGATATAACAGCTGAGCCTAAGCTCTTCCCTTTTATTGGTAATCGCGCTTATCGTAAGTTTATGCCAATGGAAGAGGGCGACCTAGCCGAGCCAAGCTTTGGTGCAAGCAGTTATGCGTGGGGTGGCGAAAGCATAAACATATTTAGGTTTGACGTACCGCGCACTGCTATAAATCGAAAATTTACCCTTGTGGCACAAACAAATAATGGGGTGGCTCTTCTAAACGCTGATGGCAACCAAATACTCGCTGGTAAAGTAGGCGAGGAGCTTACTAATGGCAAGTTTAACTTAACAGTACGCGAGCTTAACGCGCGCCCAGGTACAGAGTTTATAATTACTCGTAGAGATCGCCTAAATACAATACTTGATTTACAAGCAGCTATTGGTGCAAGCGAAAAAGGTAAAGACTCAGGCATAATTAATTTAAGCCTGCAAAGCACAAAACCAAGTTATGCTGAAAAAGTACTTGATAAAGTAGCCGCTATTTATGTACGCCGTAACGTTGAGCGCAACAGTGCAGAGGCACAAAAGTCGCTCGAGTTTTTAGAAGTACAATTACCTGAAATTAAAAAACAGCTTGAATATGCAGAACAACGCTTTAACGACTACCAAATAAAACGCCAGTCTATAAACATAACGCTCGAAACCCAAGGTGTACTAGAGCAAGTTGTTAAACTTGAGACTAAGCTACAAGAGCTAAACCTAAAGCGCTTAGAACTCGGTCGTAAATTCAAAAAAAGCCACCCATCATACCAAGGTATTGTTGAGCAAATTCAAGCGGTAGAAAAACAAAAAGATCAACTAATTGGTGAGGTAGGTAGCCTGCCCGAAACCCAACAAGAGCTATTACGTTTAAAGCGCGATGTTGAGGTAAGTAACCAAATATACACTTTACTACTTAGCAAAACCCAAGAGCTCGACATAGTGCGTGCAGGCACCGTAGGTAATGTGCGCGTTATTGACTACGCCGAGGTAAACACCACAAAACCAGTTAAGCCTAAAAAAGCATTAATAGTGGTTATGGCGACTATGCTTGGCGGTATGCTAAGCGTTGCAGTTGTGCTTATACAAAAAGCCATGCATAAAGGGGTAGAAGACCCAAGCGAGATAGAGGCACTAGGCATACCCGTTTACGCAAGTGTACCGCACTCAGACCATCAAGATAAGCTAACCGGCTTTACTAAAGCGCGTAAAAATAAAGCCGCAAAAGCAAAAACCATACTCGCGCTCGATAACCCGGCAGACCTTTCAATAGAGGCACTACGTAGCCTGCGTACCAGCTTACATTTTGCGATGATGGAAGCTAAAAATAATATTATTGCTATATCGGGGCCAAGCCCTGGTGTGGGTAAATCGTTTATATCGGTTAACTTAGCTTCGGTGCTTGCCCAAAGCGGCAAAAAAGTGCTGATTATTGATGCCGATATGCGTAAAGGCTACTTACAAACACAGTTTGGCTTAAAGTGGGATGACGGCTTAAGTGATTACCTATCGGGGCGTTTAAACCTAGAGCAAGTGACTAAACCAACCAAGGTTGAAGGGTTGAATGTAATTACACGCGGGCAAATACCACCAAACCCATCAGAGCTGTTAATGCACAGTAACTTTAGTAAGTTGGTGGAAGAGGTTAGCGCTGCTTACGACATCGTAATTATAGATACCCCGCCAATACTCGCGGTAACAGACCCTGCTATAGTGAGTGCCCACACAGGCACTACCTTATTAGTGGCACGCTTTGGCCAAAACCACCTGCGTGAAATAGAACTAACCCGTAACCGTTTTGAACAAAATGGCATAGATGTAAAAGGCTTAGTGTTTAACGGTGTAGTTAAAAAGGCGAGTAATGCATATGGTTATTATGGCTATTACAATTACGAATATAAGTCAGATAAATAA
- a CDS encoding sugar transferase, with protein sequence MTLKVGDPVTTDQPLNTSLEESIFITESFKSKSEALKQSTIYVFCPEECAEKITTIIDDYSFNIVINDYAITDFTKKVVCHYQSAHLTKEQRKFLVNATECGAWVEPLVSYLDDRLKYTEVRLLHSSYFLHQKAFSILSNQRTQIAKRFVDIFSAIILLILTIPFSLIAALLIKLESPGPMLFKQKRTGQYNKEFEVYKFRSMRNDAEKNGAQWASKNDARVTKVGRFIRKTRIDEIPQLINVLQGTMSIIGPRPEREVFIKDLEKEIPYYRFRHAVKPGVTGLAQVSYPYGASVEDAIWKHKYDIHYIKHHSVLLDFKILLLTVKTVIFGMGR encoded by the coding sequence ATGACTTTGAAAGTAGGCGATCCAGTTACAACAGACCAACCTTTAAACACTAGTTTAGAGGAGTCAATCTTCATAACAGAAAGTTTCAAATCTAAATCAGAGGCATTAAAGCAAAGTACTATATATGTTTTTTGCCCTGAGGAATGCGCAGAAAAAATAACTACGATCATAGATGATTACTCATTCAATATTGTTATAAATGACTACGCGATAACAGATTTTACTAAAAAAGTAGTTTGCCATTATCAAAGCGCCCATTTGACTAAAGAGCAGCGTAAGTTTTTAGTGAACGCAACAGAGTGCGGAGCTTGGGTTGAGCCATTAGTTAGCTATTTAGATGATAGATTAAAGTATACAGAGGTTCGTTTACTTCATAGCAGTTACTTTTTGCACCAAAAAGCGTTTTCAATATTATCAAATCAACGAACCCAAATTGCTAAGCGTTTTGTAGATATTTTTAGTGCAATTATCTTACTTATACTCACAATCCCTTTTTCATTAATTGCAGCGCTGCTCATTAAGCTTGAAAGCCCTGGGCCTATGCTTTTTAAACAAAAGCGTACTGGGCAATACAATAAGGAATTTGAAGTATATAAATTTAGATCAATGCGTAATGATGCTGAAAAGAATGGTGCTCAATGGGCTTCAAAAAACGATGCACGCGTGACTAAAGTGGGCAGATTTATACGAAAAACAAGAATAGACGAAATACCTCAGCTTATAAATGTATTACAAGGCACTATGTCAATAATCGGGCCAAGGCCTGAGCGTGAAGTGTTTATAAAAGATTTAGAAAAGGAAATACCTTACTATCGTTTTCGCCATGCAGTTAAACCTGGTGTAACTGGGTTAGCCCAAGTAAGTTACCCTTATGGTGCATCGGTTGAAGACGCTATATGGAAGCACAAGTACGACATTCACTATATTAAACACCATTCAGTGTTATTAGATTTTAAAATATTACTTTTAACGGTAAAAACGGTTATTTTTGGTATGGGCCGATAA
- a CDS encoding glycosyltransferase family 2 protein, which yields MQEPLVSVIMPAYNAEDYISESIESVLTQSYKNWELLITDDRSTDTTQKIINEYAIKDHRIKLFINEQNGGAGVARNNSIKQAKGRFIAFLDADDLWLPEKLTKQISFMLKNNYAFTFTAYQKMEAEHLKGVISPPSTTTYKKLLSSNVIGCLTAVYDSGLLGKQYMPLIRKRQDMGLWLNILKQTPYAYSIPTVLALYRADSGMTQNKLKVLKSQWNLYREVQGLNILRSIKYFVVYALKGYLKYKK from the coding sequence ATGCAAGAGCCTTTAGTATCAGTAATTATGCCTGCTTATAATGCGGAAGATTACATTTCCGAATCCATTGAGTCGGTCCTTACACAAAGCTATAAAAATTGGGAGTTATTGATAACTGATGATCGCTCTACTGATACTACTCAGAAAATAATTAATGAATACGCTATAAAAGATCATCGAATAAAGTTATTTATAAATGAGCAAAATGGTGGGGCAGGGGTTGCACGTAATAACTCTATTAAACAAGCAAAAGGTCGATTTATTGCTTTTTTAGACGCGGATGACCTGTGGTTACCAGAAAAGCTCACTAAACAGATTAGTTTTATGCTTAAAAACAATTATGCTTTTACTTTTACTGCATACCAAAAAATGGAAGCTGAACACTTAAAGGGTGTTATATCTCCTCCAAGCACTACTACATATAAGAAATTATTAAGCAGCAATGTGATTGGTTGTCTGACGGCAGTTTATGATAGTGGCTTGTTAGGTAAGCAATATATGCCTCTAATTCGTAAAAGGCAGGATATGGGTCTTTGGCTGAATATATTAAAACAAACCCCTTATGCGTACAGCATTCCAACTGTTTTGGCTCTATATAGGGCTGATTCTGGAATGACTCAAAACAAACTTAAAGTTTTGAAGTCCCAGTGGAATTTATACAGAGAAGTTCAGGGGCTAAATATTTTAAGGTCTATAAAATATTTTGTAGTTTACGCCTTAAAAGGCTATCTGAAATATAAAAAATAA
- a CDS encoding UDP-N-acetylglucosamine 4,6-dehydratase yields MENILKLIGRKKELFLKDISKSETELTNVVTNSSFLVLGGAGSIGQAVTKEIFKRNPKKLHVVDISENNMVELVRDVRSSFGYIDGDFQTFALDIGSVEYDAFIKADGQYDYVLNLSALKHVRSEKDPFTLMRMIDVNVFNTDKTIQQSIDCGAKKYFCVSTDKAANPVNMMGASKRIMEMFLMRKSEKIAISTARFANVAFSDGSLLHGFNQRIQKQQPIVAPSDIKRYFVTPQESGELCLMSCIFGENRDIFFPKLSEALHLITFADIAVKYLQDRGYEPFLCKTEDEARELVKTLPAQGKWPCLFTESDTTGEKDFEEFFTDNETLDMERFENLGIIKNDAIFEQTLLAEFEEAITQMKTNKSWTKDEIVSLFFKMLPDFGHKETGKYLDGKM; encoded by the coding sequence ATGGAAAATATACTTAAACTCATTGGTCGGAAGAAAGAGCTTTTTTTAAAAGACATATCAAAAAGCGAAACTGAGTTAACAAATGTTGTAACAAACTCTTCATTTCTAGTATTAGGAGGTGCAGGCTCAATAGGCCAAGCTGTCACTAAAGAAATATTTAAACGCAACCCGAAAAAACTGCATGTTGTCGATATTAGCGAAAATAATATGGTTGAGTTAGTTCGTGATGTTCGTAGTTCGTTTGGCTATATCGACGGCGATTTTCAAACATTCGCGCTTGATATTGGCTCAGTAGAATACGATGCGTTTATAAAAGCAGATGGCCAATATGACTATGTATTGAACTTATCGGCACTTAAACATGTACGCAGTGAAAAAGACCCATTTACTTTGATGCGTATGATAGACGTAAATGTATTTAATACTGATAAAACGATTCAGCAATCGATTGATTGTGGTGCAAAAAAATATTTTTGTGTATCTACAGATAAAGCAGCAAACCCAGTAAATATGATGGGAGCATCTAAACGTATTATGGAAATGTTTTTAATGCGTAAAAGCGAAAAAATCGCTATTTCTACCGCTCGATTTGCCAACGTTGCTTTTTCAGATGGGTCATTATTGCATGGCTTTAACCAGCGTATACAAAAGCAGCAACCAATAGTTGCTCCTAGCGATATAAAACGCTACTTTGTTACACCCCAAGAGTCTGGTGAACTATGTTTAATGTCTTGTATTTTTGGTGAAAATAGAGACATTTTCTTTCCAAAACTAAGTGAAGCTTTACACTTAATTACCTTTGCAGATATTGCTGTAAAATACCTTCAAGATCGTGGTTACGAACCTTTTTTATGTAAAACTGAAGACGAAGCACGTGAGCTAGTAAAAACGCTACCCGCTCAAGGTAAGTGGCCATGTTTATTTACTGAAAGTGACACCACAGGCGAAAAAGACTTTGAAGAATTTTTTACCGACAATGAAACACTAGATATGGAACGTTTTGAAAACTTAGGCATTATTAAAAATGACGCTATTTTCGAACAAACTTTGTTAGCCGAATTTGAAGAAGCAATTACTCAAATGAAAACTAATAAATCTTGGACAAAAGACGAAATTGTGTCGCTTTTCTTTAAAATGCTACCTGACTTTGGGCATAAAGAAACGGGCAAATACCTTGATGGTAAAATGTAA
- a CDS encoding LegC family aminotransferase, with translation MTKQLVSFVKDLYQTNEFIPLHAPTFSGNEQQYVSETISSTFVSSVGKFVDDFEGHIENYTGTAKAVATVNGTAALHAALYMAGVKSNDIVITQALTFVATCNALHHMGAEPAFVDVSPVSLGLCPKALSAFLEQYAVLTESGPVHKITKQRFQAVVPMHTFGHPVELDELIGVCNEWQIALVEDAAESLGSFYKGKHTGTLGDFGAISFNGNKIITTGGGGMVLCKTLASGQRTKHITTTAKVPHPYEFFHDEAGFNYRMPNLNAALGCAQMENLAAFVENKRHLANLYVDFFKGSDFKFVTEPNYAKSNYWLNAIICPNQSEREKLLKQTNADGVMTRPVWQLMHRLPMFEKAMRGDLSHSEFIEAHLVNIPSSPVNSLGKL, from the coding sequence ATGACTAAACAGCTTGTTTCATTTGTGAAAGATCTCTACCAAACGAACGAGTTTATTCCTTTACACGCACCAACGTTTTCAGGAAATGAACAACAATATGTATCTGAAACGATAAGCAGTACATTTGTATCAAGTGTTGGTAAATTTGTAGATGATTTTGAAGGCCACATTGAAAATTACACCGGAACCGCAAAAGCTGTTGCTACTGTAAATGGTACCGCAGCGTTGCATGCAGCGCTGTATATGGCGGGAGTTAAAAGTAACGATATCGTTATTACTCAAGCTCTTACTTTTGTAGCAACTTGCAATGCATTGCATCATATGGGAGCAGAGCCGGCATTTGTTGACGTATCACCCGTTAGCTTGGGGTTATGCCCTAAAGCTTTGTCTGCTTTTTTAGAGCAATATGCAGTATTAACCGAGTCGGGTCCCGTGCATAAAATCACAAAGCAACGCTTTCAGGCAGTGGTTCCAATGCATACATTTGGGCATCCTGTTGAGCTTGATGAGTTAATAGGTGTGTGTAATGAGTGGCAAATCGCTTTAGTAGAAGATGCAGCAGAAAGCCTTGGCTCTTTTTACAAGGGTAAGCATACCGGTACCTTAGGTGACTTTGGCGCAATTAGCTTTAATGGAAATAAAATTATTACCACCGGTGGGGGCGGTATGGTTTTATGCAAAACCTTAGCGTCAGGGCAGCGCACCAAACACATAACTACCACAGCTAAAGTGCCTCATCCGTATGAATTTTTTCATGATGAAGCGGGCTTTAATTATCGAATGCCTAACTTAAACGCAGCACTTGGCTGCGCGCAAATGGAAAATTTGGCCGCATTTGTAGAAAATAAACGTCATCTTGCGAATTTATATGTAGATTTTTTTAAAGGGTCTGATTTTAAATTTGTCACTGAGCCTAATTATGCAAAATCAAACTATTGGTTAAACGCCATTATTTGTCCAAATCAAAGTGAACGAGAAAAACTATTAAAACAGACTAATGCTGATGGCGTAATGACCCGACCAGTTTGGCAATTAATGCATCGTTTACCTATGTTCGAAAAGGCAATGAGAGGCGATTTAAGCCATTCAGAGTTTATAGAGGCGCACTTAGTTAATATACCAAGCTCTCCAGTTAATAGTTTAGGCAAATTGTAA